One window of Scheffersomyces stipitis CBS 6054 chromosome 1, whole genome shotgun sequence genomic DNA carries:
- a CDS encoding predicted protein — translation ELVNLLINSDSQECNANVSNFIKLVVDNVYVESDENSKTYHRLSVYALKLLTSNLFVKNYRFCIAKIMAFLSTFNTITQSRIENKSQDESDKRVKLEGEYLKQFLCIILLLMLKLRNTYPESSASPDSDQDYTSFDTIESSDLKTVLKDIDFIQTISNFLETHVVSTAIQDTSFVLLKFGCDIFFEYLYFVELLSDKEFYCLTNQTELIQTLIEYLLSNENFNNYDIDGDDFEDEDKLIAYEEFKLLLLINEQYLMKSYTCGDIKNKVFNGLMNNNDNNTSITGFINLLIYHINREESQIIKILILKFLYLVFTTSFTTKLIYVNDLKILVDIFIRELDNMDCTGDVGNENRFLLITYLKVLYPLLRFSQLSELSGGHKNVQIMELLENLILNSTSNSTVEGDLQKQQEDVIAKLAKRCLGIPWLKKSRKKTESPTFGSAQLEKLDSNSSSTSPIDKDSIPAGSIELTENANASDDSIAVTMTRVASVRTSTRSDYHKHTTSHNLQLGSRRSSSNVHTMFQQNNNNVFMNKLDSMKISETNESLKYSPWADHKIVEMQEECTSNILDLPTEYLHSKPLPKVPVTEKIYGGIYNHEASSSSSSVNSVSSLARKALKKKAPPPPPPSARRNSQNEYSSSPTPKYGTPPPPPPPRRRR, via the exons GAGCTTGTCAACCTTCTCATCAATAGTGATTCTCAGGAGTGTAATGCCAACGTTTCTAATTTTATCAAGCTTGTAGTAGACAATGTTT ATGTGGAGCTGGATGAGAATCTGAAAACGTACCATCGACTCTCGGTCTACGCtctcaagttgttgacGCTGAATCTCTTTGTGAAGAATTATCGTTTCTGTATCGCCAAGATCATGGCGTTCTTAAGCACTTTCAACACGATTACTCAGTCTAGAATTGAGAATAAGAGCCAGGATGAATCTGATAAAAGAGTCAAGCTTGAGGGTGAGTATCTCAAACAGTTCTTATGTATCATCTTACTTCTCATGCTCAAGCTTAGAAACACATATCCGGAGAGTTCTGCATCTCCTGACAGCGACCAGGACTATACTTCGTTTGATACGATAGAGAGTCTGGATCTCAAAACAGTTTTGAAAGACATCGACTTCATCCAAACGATCTCcaactttcttgaaacaCATGTCGTTTCTACTGCTATTCAGGATACATCGTTTGTGTTGCTCAAGTTTGGCTGTGACATATTCTTTGAGTATCTTTACTTTGTCGAATTGTTGTCTGACAAAGAGTTTTACTGCTTGACCAACCAGACTGAGTTGATCCAAACGCTCATAGAGTATCTTTTGTCGAACgaaaacttcaacaactaCGATATAGATGGCGATGACTtcgaagacgaagacaaaCTTATAGCATAtgaagagttcaagttgcttttgttgatcaacgaacagtacttgatgaaatcatACACATGCGGTGATATCAAAAACAAGGTTTTTAACGGACTCATGAACAATAACGATAACAACACCAGCATCACAGGGTTTATCAATCTTTTAATATACCACATCAACAGAGAAGAATCGCAGATTATCAAAATCTTGATTCTTAAGTTCTTGTACCTTGTGTTCACCACGTCCTTCACCACAAAACTTATCTATGTAAACgacttgaagattttggTGGATATCTTCATCCGAGAGTTGGACAATATGGACTGTACCGGCGACGTAGGCAACGAGAACAgattcttgttgatcacATACTTGAAAGTATTGTATCCACTCTTGCGTTTTTCACAATTGAGTGAGTTGTCTGGAGGCCATAAGAACGTCCAGATAATGGAATTACTAGAAAACCTCATTCTCAACTCAACTTCCAATCTGACCGTAGAAGGTGATCTCCAAAAGCAGCAGGAAGATGTTATAGCCAAATTGGCCAAACGCTGCTTGGGCATTCCCTGGTTAAAAAAATCGCGAAAGAAGACCGAATCGCCAACTTTTGGTTCAGCCCAGTtggaaaaattggattCCAACTCGTCTTCCACTTCTCCTATCGACAAGGACAGTATTCCAGCAGGAAGTATAGAACTAACAGAAAATGCCAATGCGTCAGATGATTCCATTGCTGTAACTATGACCAGAGTTGCTTCTGTTAGAACGTCGACTAGAAGCGACTACCATAAGCATACAACATCACATAATCTTCAGTTAGgctcaagaagatcaagcAGCAATGTGCATACCATGTTTCAACAGAACAATAACAATGTCTTCATGAATAAACTTGATTCCATGAAAATCTCAGAAACAAACGAATCCTTGAAGTATTCTCCCTGGGCAGATCataaaattgtagaaatgcAAGAAGAATGTACTTCCaacattcttgatttgCCCACTGAGTATCTTCATTCCAAACCTTTGCCAAAGGTACCAGTTACGGAGAAGATATATGGCGGCATATACAATCAtgaagcttcttcttcgtcttcttcggtTAATTCGGTTTCACTGTTGGCCCGTAAAgctctcaagaagaaagctccgcctccacctccaccaTCAGCAAGGAGAAACAGTCAGAATGAGTATTCCAGCTCTCCAACCCCAAAATATGGTACaccacctcctccacctccaccaAGACGCAGGCGTTGA
- a CDS encoding Zn-finger like protein, translated as MKKSKDSCPLCTSSPLEDSKNVSDISWLQCDLCKQWFHASCLKLPAIEINSLHSYHCTQCAKKHGPSVHRRKSKRTKLKIDYVALNDGDVFAVDKTSHPHVPSFHDFPVDANSCTDPKSGANPYIYISDVLTKQYALETQLSKPILVPDANLDVVGMKLPVPKEQLTLDYITEKVGEDEPVEVMDVLSQQGVHPGWNMGQWRDYFHTDEMSRDRIRNVISLEISSVDDLGRTFSRPQLVRDMDLVDKVWNKNDSQERSKVTKYCLMSVKNSFTDFHIDFGGTSVYYTVCKGSKTFLMFPPTSDNLELYTAWCLESNQNFIWYATYSRAIRGKRTTPQNGFKVTLAPGDLFIIPSGWIHAVFTPEDSIVIGGNFLTLHDMSTQLKINNVEKVTKVPSKFRFPMFNKVVWLTSWYYLNHKSEFAADLYNHKLEFTLLKDLADHLKGHLELSKSNQTARRSIPVDVIGKDVVGHIVKLENWMNDYR; from the exons atgaagaaatcaaaagatTCCTGCCCACTCTGTACTTCCTCTCCTTTGGAGGATTCGAAAAATGTCTCTGACATTTCGTGGTTGCAATGTGATTTGTGCAAACAATGGTTCCACGCCAGTTGTCTTAAACTTCCTGCCATTGAGATCAACAGCCTCCATTCCTACCATTGCACCCAATGTGCTAAGAAACATGGCCCCTCAGTTCATCGTCGTAAATCAAAACgcaccaagttgaaaattgacTACGTTGCTCTAAATGACGGTGATGTGTTTGCCGTTGACAAAACTTCTCACCCCCATGTTCCCAGCTTCCACGACTTTCCCGTCGATGCTAACAGTTGCACAGATCCAAAATCTGGGGCTAATccttatatatatatctCAGATGTACTAACCAAGCAATACGCTCTTGAAACTCAATTGAGCAAACCAATCTTGGTCCCCGACGCCAATTTGGACGTAGTGGGTATGAAACTACCTGTTCCTAAGGAGCAGCTCACGTTGGACTACATAACTGAAAAAGTAGGTGAAGACGAACCAGTAGAGGTAATGGATGTATTATCTCAACAAGGAGTTCATCCGGGATGGAATATGGGCCAATGGCGAGATTACTTCCATACTGACGAAATGAGTCGGGATCGAATCAGAAACGTCATTTCTCTAGAGATATCGCTGGTAGATGATCTCGGTAGAACCTTTTCACGGCCTCAATTGGTTCGTGATATGGATCTTGTAGACAAAGTGTGGAACAAAAATGATAGTCAGGAGCGGTCAAAGGTGACTAAGTATTGTTTGATGTCGGTGAAGAATTCGTTCACCGACTTTCATATTGATTTCGGAGGTACCTCGGTATATTACACTGTCTGTAAAGGTTCCAAaactttcttgatgttcCCACCTACAAGTGACAATTTAGAGTTATACACAGCGTGGTGTTTGGAATCAAACCAAAACTTCATTTGGTATGCCACCTATTCACGAGCCATCCGCGGTAAAAGAACAACCCCTCAAAATGGATTCAAAGTTACTCTTGCTCCCGGTGACTTGTTCATCATACCAAGTGGGTGGATCCACGCAGTGTTCACTCCTGAAGATTCTATTGTCATAGGTGGTAACTTCCTTACTCTTCACGATATGAGCACTCAgttgaagatcaacaatGTAGAAAAAGTCACAAAAGTGCCGTCCAAGTTTCGTTTCCCCATGTTCAACAAGGTGGTATGGTTGACCAGTTGGTACTATCTCAACCATAAACTGGAATTTGCAGCCGATCTTTAC AATCACAAATTGGAATTCACCCTTCTCAAAGACTTAGCAGACCATCTAAAGGGGCATTTGGAGCTCAGCAAGAGCAACCAAACGGCTCGTCGTAGTATTCCTGTTGATGTCATTGGCAAAGATGTGGTGGGTCATATTGTCAAGTTGGAGAACTGGATGAACGACTATAGGTGA
- the PHO81 gene encoding positive regulatory protein of phosphate pathway codes for MKFGKYLASRQLELPEYSGHFIDYKALKKLIKQLAIPTTTSTNDESNRPLTQAEIQQTLKENKASFFFRVERELDKVNSFYLEKQANLAINLDLLVMKKNELLTKSAYFINQQNNSSNGGGPTSNPSANSINANFRNSISYLNLYQNFKKIHQDLIRLQQFIELNETGFSKVVKKWDKRSKSHTKELFISTAVSVQPVFHKNEINELSDLVTQSLFDLESIMDGDYSTLNNYSSSSLAATSPPILKVLSRTNSTSNINIPSDPSDSASERHQSISSLPIPGNFPASRNSSIINLQNNEIDELYSSFVNVATIKDPDLSILSRWVDKVKSSSKSGRNESSASISSSSSGKPQFNSIAKFKLSKIFLLSVANLKISDSFLESFLDLIHYEIDFAFINDEFNNNKNILHECCSIPPDSTHERSHHVIINNGVKVINSTDSINHSRTFIIQHIMNNLDQQQRANLLICKDFNGRTCLHYASQNNRLDLLEILTTYFPKEHIDDLDNDSMSPLLLAIKHGNLNVIKKLVQSGSNCFPQNDESKLQYLPINYACKFGEYKTLEYLLSYSKPTNNNEQLNQQDVEGLPPLHVIARSGHYKLIKLLIQYGAEINRVDGFNKWTPIFYAASEGHVKTTQELVKLGAKLNIVDEDGYNVLYYCVVEGHINVLNELLNHYNTIQSNQKRENINTINTIISEEIIASKQQQNSSTDSNNSMSILVENDDDSEDSGSIDKNNVDSIPDLQLPPPILPLRRYGHNFLEQKVLIELIFPSDAEFINFFNSTTDLKPGRITLTSNNSDIVPRNILLPIADDTKAINNCVFQTEVDSLNEFRIDFEIFPKFGTRLIAKTTALSFSQIDTSSPEINSIQLPLFDLRLRNIGELKFNYQVIFPFSGTLLETSKFDTYWKSSTSFVKNRQTLKLNAAGGLSPNNFLSPSSINSMIGSSSTASKSNASGNGNSNLINNPLTSTNELVSGSTPSSIVTATSLSGEYLRIKICLLNDGTPVVCPHWSIPITENIDLYLPNLSLEQLSSITNDLFDYGKVIHDLSGMTIKDIVLIKKLLRIIYLPLDVLLEILNVEINLNLELVFPSLYELENLPFIGNIQSNLNNFIDFTLNDVFNHIRSSKLSHGSSGRSIIFLSSNSLICKILNWKQPNFPVFLIMNGIAYNGNKRKFESRTANGLLIEDIQKSKAASGHQPITPDSKPPNKSSRDKIVSNHQEVTIRSIKEAVNFTINNNLIGLITSIHLLDLVPKLVPLIRSRGLVLVASSDVGDEENEESLQKELDSYTRTEINGLRFDDVLSFKEDITM; via the exons ATGAAGTTTGGAAAGTATCTCGCCTCGAGACAGTTGGAGCTACCTGAGTACTCCGGTCATTTTATAGACTACAAGGCtctcaagaaattgatcaagCAGTTGGCCATTCCCACCACAACTTCCACCAATGACGAATCCAATAGACCGCTCACCCAGGCGGAAATACAGCAGACActcaaagaaaacaaggcgctgttcttcttccgtGTGGAGCGTGAGTTGGACAAAGTCAACTCGTTCTACTTGGAGAAGCAAGCCAATTTGGCCATCAACCTCGACTTGTTGGTGATGAAAAAAAACGAGCTCTTGACCAAAAGTGCCTACTTCATCAACCAGCAGAATAACCTGTCAAACGGTGGCGGTCCCACCTCGAATCCTCTGGCCAATTCTATCAACGCCAATTTCAGAAACTCCATCTCctacttgaacttgtacCAGAACTTCAAAAAAATACACCAGGACTTGATCAGATTACAGCAGTTTATAGAGCTCAACGAGACTGGTTTTTCCAAAGTTGTCAAGAAATGGGACAAACGGTCGAAGTCTCACACAAAGGAGTTGTTCATCCTGACGGCTGTCTCCGTCCAGCCTGTCTTTCACAAGAACGAAATCAACGAGTTGTCAGACTTGGTCACACAGTCGCTCTTTGACTTGGAATCGATAATGGACGGTGATTATTCAACATTAAACAACTActcgtcatcttctcttGCAGCTACTTCC CCACCTATACTAAAGGTCTTATCCAGAACCAACTCCACGTCCAATATCAATATTCCGAGTGACCCATCTGATTCTGCCAGCGAAAGACACCAGTCGATCAGCTCTTTGCCAATTCCCGGCAACTTCCCAGCCTCTCGCAATAGCTCTATTATCAACTTACAGAATAACGAAATTGACGAGTTATACTCCAGCTTCGTCAACGTAGCCACCATTAAGGATCCAGACTTGTCGATCTTATCGAGATGGGTCGACAAAGTGAAGAGCTCATCCAAGAGTGGCAGAAATGAGTCTTCTGCGTCGATTTCGTCCAGTCTGTCTGGAAAGCCTCAATTCAACTCTATAGCCAAattcaagttgtccaagatCTTTCTATTATCAGTtgcaaacttgaagatctcTGACAGCTTCTTAGAGTCTTTCCTCGATTTGATCCACTACGAGATCGACTTTGCATTTATCAATGAcgaattcaacaacaacaagaatatTCTCCACGAATGCTGCTCTATCCCGCCAGACTCTACCCACGAGAGAAGCCATCACGTCATTATCAACAACGGTGTCAAGGTTATCAATTCAACGGATTCGATAAACCATTCTAGAACGTTCATCATACAACACATcatgaacaacttggacCAACAACAGAGAGCAAATCTCTTGATCTGCAAGGATTTCAACGGAAGAACCTGTTTGCATTACGCTTCTCAGAATAATCGGTTAGATTTACTTGAGATATTGACTACATATTTCCCCAAGGAGCATATAGACGATTTGGACAACGATTCAATGTCTCCATTATTATTAGCTATTAAGCACGGAAACCTCAAtgtcatcaagaagttggtacaACTGGGAAGTAACTGCTTTCCTCAGAATGATGAAAGTAAATTGCAATATTTGCCTATCAATTATGCCTGTAAGTTTGGCGAATACAAGACGTTGGAGTATTTGCTCTCTTACAGCAAACCTACTAATAATAATGAACAGTTGAACCAGCAAGATGTGGAAGGGTTGCCACCTTTGCATGTTATTGCTAGGTCAGGTCACTATAAGCtaatcaagttgttgattcaGTACGGTGCCGAAATCAACCGTGTAGATGGTTTCAACAAGTGGACACCCATCTTTTATGCAGCTTCTGAAGGACATGTCAAAACTACACAAGAATTAGTGAAGTTGGGTGCAAAGTTGAACATTGTGGACGAGGATGGTTACAACGTCTTGTACTACTGTGTTGTAGAGGGTCATATCAACGTGTTGAATGAATTATTGAATCACTACAATACAATTCAATCCAACCAAAAGCGTGAAAACATTAATACAATCAACACAATAATAAGTGAGGAAATCATCGCTAGcaaacaacaacagaattCCAGTACTGATAGTAACAATTCTATGTCAATCTTGGTGGAGAATGATGACGACTCTGAGGATAGCGGAAGCATCGATAAGAATAATGTGGATAGTATTCCGGACTTGCAATTACCACCTCCAATCTTGCCTTTGAGAAGATACGGTCATAATTTCTTAGAACAGAAGGTATTGATTGAATTGATCTTCCCCAGTGATGCAGAGtttatcaatttctttaaCTCGACTACAGATTTAAAACCAGGCAGAATAACCTTGACATCCAATAACTCTGATATTGTTCCTAGAAATATCTTGCTTCCTATTGCAGACGACACCAAAGCGATCAACAATTGCGTTTTCCAGACGGAAGTTGATTCATTGAATGAGTTCAGAATTGACTTTGAGATCTTTCCCAAGTTTGGTACCAGATTAATTGCAAAGACTACCGCTTTATCTTTTTCGCAGATTGACACCTCATCTCCAGAAATAAACTCAATTCAACTTCCTCTCTTTGACTTAAGATTGAGAAACATTGGTGAATTGAAATTTAATTACCAAGTCATTTTTCCGTTTTCTGGTACATTGTTGGAGACGTCGAAGTTTGACACTTACTGGAAATCGTCTACAAGCTTTGTAAAGAATAGGCAGacattgaaattgaacgCTGCTGGAGGATTGTCACCTAATAACTTTTTGTCGCCTTCTAGCATTAACTCTATGattggttcttcttcaactgcttCCAAGAGTAATGCATCTGGAAATGGCAACAGCAACTTGATTAACAATCCTCTTACCTCTACCAATGAATTAGTCTCTGGCTCTACACCGTCTTCAATCGTTACTGCTACGTCTTTATCTGGAGAATATCTCAGAATCAAGATATGTTTGCTTAATGACGGTACACCGGTTGTATGCCCTCATTGGTCTATTCCTATTACTGAAAATATTGACCTCTACTTGCCTAATTTGTCCTTAGAACAATTAAGCTCCATTACAAACGACTTATTTGATTACGGCAAGGTAATTCACGATTTGTCTGGAATGACTATTAAAGATATTGTCTTGATAAAGAAACTTTTGAGAATCATTTACTTACCATTGGATGTGTTATTGGAGATTTTAAATGTTGAAATCAATTTGAACTTAGAGTTAGTTTTTCCATCCCTTTACGAATTGGAGAATTTGCCATTCATTGGTAACATACAGctgaacttgaacaactttATTGACTTCACTTTGAATGACGTCTTTAATCACATTCGGTCATCTAAATTGAGCCatggttcttctggaagaTCAATCATCTTTCTCTCCTCGAATTCTCTTATTTGCAAGATTTTGAACTGGAAACAACCAAATTTTCCTGTTTTCTTGATCATGAATGGCATTGCTTACAATGGCAATAAACGAAAGTTTGAATCCAGAACTGCCAACGGCTTATTgattgaagatattcaaaaGTCAAAGGCTGCCAGCGGACATCAGCCAATCACTCCAGATTCAAAACCACCCAACAAGTCATCTCGCGATAAAATTGTCAGCAACCACCAGGAAGTTACAATTAGATCTATCAAAGAGGCTGTGAACTTCACgatcaacaacaatttgattGGTTTAATCACTTCAATTCACTTGTTGGATTTGGTTCCCAAGTTGGTCCCTTTGATTAGATCCAGAGGTCTAGTGTTGGTTGCTTCCAGTGATGTTGGTGACGAGGAGAACGAAGAATCTCTTCAGAAGGAATTGGATTCGTACACGAGAACCGAAATCAACGGTTTGAGATTTGATGACGTCTTGAgcttcaaagaagatatCACAATGTGA
- a CDS encoding two component sensor: MIRSYIRSVQPMVKINGSVRKPLAHILRRNIHLRSLSTTPQVEPSSTADDNCNWKQQQERFLEEYKIRSLLERPIYYYAEKQLPKFSIERLYDQSRKLTSTFILQNAIETVEYLLAYNARRLKQFRNLPYLVVLNPSISESYNTYLQTMSSLLTASLNPPTTLEENEKFTMKVLSEFIDAHADTLPSLSKGFQEVSDLLTSKQITAFLDEHLKERISMRLIAHQHIELSKSITGKSDYEKGGKYNGVIKVLHLPDVIKKNADAVNDIFLLKYDQSVPVNIDTNLYPINYWSRSEPDLRSKNEEDLLYFPYIEYHLDYILREVFKNSFRAHIENRIEDPVQITISISESPSYLELRIRDKGKGIPPKVLRHIFDYSFSTFETNEGEAYKTLNVPPGLAGNVVAGMGYGLPLSKNYVEIFNDTIPDEDGILPNTKGSLTIQSYYGWGTDVYLKTVGQ; this comes from the coding sequence ATGATACGCTCGTATATACGACTGGTACAGCCAATGGTAAAGATCAATGGTTCCGTGAGGAAACCTCTTGCTCATATTCTCAGAAGAAATATCCATCTCAGATCACTATCAACTACTCCACAAGTTGAGCCATCTTCCACTGCCGAtgacaattgcaattggaaacaacaacaggaacgttttcttgaagagtACAAGATCAGACTGCTATTGGAAAGACCCATCTACTACTATGCTGAAAAGCAATTGCCCAAGTTCTCCATCGAAAGATTGTATGATCAATCTCGAAAGCTTACTTCTACCTTCATTCTCCAGAATGCAATTGAAACCGTCGAATACTTGTTAGCTTACAATGCCAGACGTCTCAAACAGTTTAGGAACTTGCCGTATTTGGTAGTGCTCAATCCGCTGATCTCCGAATCCTACAATACTTATTTGCAAACGatgtcttcgttgctcacAGCCTCTCTCAACCCTCCTACCACGCTAGAGGAAAACGAGAAGTTTACCATGAAAGTGTTGTCGGAGTTCATAGATGCCCACGCCGATACATTGCCCAGCCTCTCGAAGGGATTCCAGGAGGTCCTGGACTTGCTCACTTCCAAACAGATCACGGCATTCTTGGACGAGCATCTCAAAGAGAGAATCAGTATGCGTTTGATAGCCCATCAACACATCGAGCTTTCCAAGTCTATAACAGGCAAGAGCGACTACGAAAAAGGCGGAAAGTACAATGGTGTCATCAAGGTATTACATCTACCTGACGTAATCAAAAAGAACGCGGACGCTGTCAATGACATCTTCTTATTGAAATACGACCAATCCGTTCCAGTCAACATCGATACAAATCTCTACCCAATCAACTATTGGAGTCGACTGGAGCCAGACTTGCGATCGAAGAATGAGGAAGACTTGCTATACTTCCCATACATCGAATACCATTTGGACTATATCCTCAGAGAGGTGTTTAAGAACTCGTTCAGAGCCCATATCGAGAACCGAATTGAAGATCCGGTACAAATCACAATCTCTATCTCAGAGTCTCCTTCCTATTTGGAATTGAGAATAAGAGATAAAGGTAAGGGTATTCCCCCAAAAGTATTGAGACACATATTTGACTACTCGTTTTCAACGTTTGAGACTAATGAAGGCGAAGCCTACAAAACTTTGAATGTACCCCCAGGATTGGCTGGAAATGTTGTGGCTGGAATGGGGTACGGGTTGCCTTTGCTGAAAAACTACGTAGAAATCTTTAATGACACCATCCCAGACGAAGACGGGATACTTCCCAACACAAAGGGAAGTTTAACTATTCAGAGCTACTATGGCTGGGGTACAGATGTCTATCTCAAGACTGTGGGACAATGA
- the COQ1 gene encoding hexaprenyl pyrophosphate synthetase, mitochondrial precursor (HPS) — MALSRSSSTSASTFKTAVETAEKLVQPQSSSTFHDPFSIVSHEMSNLAKSIANLIGSGHPTLNRVSSYYFEAEGKNVRPLIVLLLSKSLAAIPIEQRNRIKIDTYDVTNQPHYNGTPTETVVAGNSVDDSISPLAILHGINPRVILDPLSKPMDKLPEFDAMNGILPKQRRLAEIVEMIHTASLLHDDVIDLSDSRRGRPSGNIAFTNKMAVLAGDFLLGRASVAIARLRNPEVIELLSTTIANLVEGEFMQLKNTVMSNDSQSIVNDGEKKVIPEPTGKVPTKQHEYSVSTPAEVDHITNVDAAFEYYLHKTYLKTASLMSKSSRAAAVLSGAHDDIIENCYEFGRNLGLCFQIVDDMLDYTASDATFGKPSQADLKLGLATAPILFAWKEQPELGELIARKFSEPGDVEIARNAVKKYSGLEKTREMAHEYCYKALQNLRVLPESDARSALEFLTNSVLTRNK, encoded by the coding sequence ATGGCTCTTTCTCGGAGCTCGTCTACTTCGGCCAGCACGTTCAAAACGGCGGTAGAGACGGCCGAGAAGCTTGTACAGCCCCAGCTGAGCCTGACTTTCCACGATCCGTTCTCGATAGTCAGCCACGAAATGTCCAACTTAGCCAAGTCTATAGCAAATTTAATTGGCTCGGGTCATCCAACACTCAATCGTGTCAGTTCGTACTACTTTGAAGCCGAGGGCAAGAACGTCAGGCCGTTGATCGTGTTGCTCTTGTCTAAGTCTCTCGCAGCGATCCCAATAGAACAGCGCAACAGAATAAAGATTGACACCTATGATGTCACCAACCAGCCCCATTACAACGGAACGCCTACGGAGACAGTAGTAGCTGGTAACTCTGTAGACGACTCCATTTCGCCATTGGCAATTTTGCACGGAATCAATCCAAGAGTTATCTTGGATCCGTTATCGAAGCCTATGGACAAGTTGCCTGAGTTCGATGCAATGAACGGAATATTGCCCAAGCAACGGCGTTTGGCTGAAATCGTTGAGATGATCCATACAGCATCGCTCTTGCACGACGATGTTATCGACTTGTCGGACTCCAGACGTGGAAGACCCAGCGGAAACATCGCATTCACTAATAAGATGGCTGTGTTGGCTGGCGACTTCTTGTTGGGCAGAGCGTCTGTAGCTATTGCCCGTTTGAGAAACCCTGAGGTCATTGAGCTCTTGTCGACTACCATTGCGAACTTAGTCGAAGGAGAGTTCATGCAGTTGAAAAACACTGTGATGAGCAACGATTCTCAAAGTATCGTAAATGATGGAGAGAAAAAAGTCATACCAGAGCCAACGGGAAAAGTGCCCACCAAACAGCACGAATACTCAGTATCGACTCCAGCCGAAGTAGACCACATCACTAACGTCGATGCTGCATTCGAATACTACTTGCATAAGACATACTTGAAGACAGCTTCGTTAATGTCGAAGCTGTCGCGTGCTGCTGCCGTTTTAAGCGGAGCCCACGACGACATCATTGAGAACTGTTACGAGTTCGGTCGTAACTTGGGTTTGTGTTTCCAGATCGTGGACGACATGCTAGACTACACTGCTAGTGATGCAACTTTCGGAAAGCCAAGTCAGGCTGACTTGAAGTTAGGGTTGGCTACGGCTCCCATCCTCTTTGCCTGGAAGGAACAGCCCGAGTTGGGAGAGTTGATTGCCAGAAAGTTTAGCGAGCCTGGAGATGTCGAAATCGCCAGAAATGCCGTCAAAAAGTACCTGGGCTTGGAAAAGACTAGAGAAATGGCTCACGAATATTGCTACAAAGCGTTGCAGAACTTGCGTGTTTTGCCAGAATCAGATGCCAGGAGCGCTTTGGAGTTCTTGACCAACTCGGTGCTAACTAGAAACAAGTGA
- a CDS encoding GTPase-activating protein → MSAEDTKPVVAEEAAAPKPPTANVFSMFGGSKKEKKDEEEPETKEEKKGDDEEAAAEEEVDVHFEPLVQLEKVDVKTNEEDEEVLYKVRAKLFRFHGDTKEWKERGTGDVKFLKHKESGRVRILMRRDKTLKICANHLISGDYELKPNIGSDRSWVYTVTADISEGEPEAQTLAIRFGNKENADKFKEHFDEARDAAKK, encoded by the coding sequence ATGTCTGCTGAAGATACTAAGCCTGTTGTAGCcgaagaagctgctgccCCCAAGCCTCCTACTGCCAACGTTTTCTCGATGTTTGGTGGCtccaagaaggagaagaaggacgAAGAGGAACctgaaaccaaagaagaaaagaaaggcgatgacgaagaagctgctgctgagGAAGAGGTGGACGTCCATTTCGAGCCATTAGtgcaattggaaaaggTCGACGTCAAGACCAAcgaggaagacgaagaagtgTTATATAAGGTGCGTGCTAAGTTGTTCAGATTCCATGGTGACACCAAggaatggaaagaaagaggCACTGGAGATGTTAAATTCTTGAAGCACAAGGAAAGCGGCAGAGTCAGAATCTTGATGAGAAGAGACAAGACATTAAAGATCTGTGCCAATCACTTGATCTCCGGCGACTACGAATTGAAGCCAAACATCGGCTCCGACAGATCGTGGGTCTACACTGTCACTGCTGACATTTCGGAAGGTGAACCTGAAGCTCAGACTTTAGCCATCAGATTCGGCAACAAGGAAAACGCcgacaagttcaaggagCACTTTGACGAAGCCAGGGATGCCGCTAAGAAGTAG